In one Nicotiana sylvestris chromosome 8, ASM39365v2, whole genome shotgun sequence genomic region, the following are encoded:
- the LOC104246196 gene encoding uncharacterized protein, giving the protein MGQTSTTKPEPLKCPRCESANTKFCYYNNYNKSQPRHFCKGCKRHWTEGGVLRNVPVGGGRKNKRLKITREKSNSQILVVEDEEKNVFDNLYHELNLPSSSLPHDTITNNLCCSNPSKIQSHSCQTLKKYITFERSDTHSATLLKSPDNIASNIFTGAPQDENMLLSLSFDKIPCSIHTSTNQSSNIYNYMENLDSTMEESTITWQGPGTSSLMIENMQSYWNWNDIEALDDLNRLWDDTEIKP; this is encoded by the coding sequence ATGGGGCAGACTAGTACTACTAAACCTGAGCCTTTGAAGTGTCCAAGATGTGAATCAGCCAATACAAAATTTTGCTACTACAACAATTACAACAAATCACAGCCTCGCCATTTTTGTAAAGGCTGTAAAAGGCATTGGACTGAAGGTGGCGTTCTTCGTAACGTCCCCGTTGGCGGCGGCCGGAAAAATAAACGGCTCAAGATCACAAGAGAAAAGAGTAATTCTCAAATATTAGTTGTTGAGGATGAAGAGAAAAATGTATTTGATAATTTGTATCATGAGCTAAATCTCCCTTCATCTTCACTACCACATGATACAATCACCAATAACCTATGTTGTTCGAATCCTTCAAAAATACAGTCGCACTCATGTCAGACCCTGAAAAAATACATTACTTTCGAAAGATCCGACACACACTCTGCAACACTTTTAAAGAGTCCAGACAACATAGCGAGTAACATATTTACAGGTGCTCCTCAAGATGAAAATATGCTACTTTCTTTGTCCTTTGACAAAATTCCATGTTCTATTCACACATCTACGAATCAATCTTCAAATATTTATAATTACATGGAAAATCTTGATAGTACTATGGAGGAGTCAACTATTACGTGGCAAGGTCCAGGAACAAGTAGTCTAATGATAGAAAATATGCAAAGTTATTGGAATTGGAACGACATTGAGGCATTGGATGATCTCAATAGACTATGGGATGACACTGAGATCAAACCATAA